atggaagaaaaaataatcttttaaatGCCTTGGGTATGTCTTTTTCTGCAAGAACCAAGAGAAAAACGAAGATGAATGAGATTCTCTCTTAGAAGGCAGAGCATTTCTTGAAGGTTGGCCATTTGATCACTCAAACCAACCGTCAGACTGTGTGTTGGAATCTCCACAATGCCACTCTCAGCTGCATGCTTCTTTTGAGCTTGTGGTATGGTGGACTTCAAAGCTTGCAGGATATCAATATAAATACTGTTACAACGAATCACACACAGagacacgatcgatcgattttgttttgtaagaaaatgtatgcagaagAAGGGAAGAATCCAATGCAGAAAAATGGAAGGaagtctctctatttatagccaacaaaagGTAAAGATCACGACtctttgaagaaaaaaacaaccTTTCAAAAACGTCACAATCCTTTGAAAAAAGCAtaacttcaaacggtcacaaccctttagaaaagacgcaacctttcataaaggtcacaacctttcggcaaagtcacaacccttcaggagagtcacaacccttcatttcttattcacacctttaaaacccaacagcAACAATGTATCATAGACTGGCATTACAGCATTTTTGGTGGACTTGTAAGAAGCAAAAGGGTAGCATAACTcataagaaaatacaaaaggGTGAAACTATTCAATTCAGGAGCCACAAACATTAAGGACTTAGTGAATGTTTTGAAATGTATTTAATTTACAAATCACAATGAATGCACCAGCTGCACGGAAGTTTACAGAGatttattaaaagaaacaaCTCATAAAGAAATTACATGTGATGTTCCAAATTGCTCCAGCTACAAACTCTGCATACCCTGTTAAAGAATAACTCAATGAGTTAATAGCTCAAAAAATATAGTTATAGTTGTCTAGACTCCAGAATATTTAGAGCTACAAAACATACAAAAACAAACAATCCGACAAAGGTATGATCTTTCTCTTTTTGATGTCAAAATTTTTAGCTCCAGGAATACACAAtttagtttaagatcacaaCCAACACCATACCTAGTGTGATCTCACATATAGGGGGTCTGAGGAAGGTAGAGTGTATGCAAAATCTTATTACCCTTACCTACAGGTAGATACACTGTTTCCAAAAGATCCTCGGCTCAAGTAACGCATATCAAAGCAGTTCAAAATACAGAAGTAAAGCAGACATAACAAATAATATGGATTTTAGTTTACGGCCAATAAATAAGTAAAgctgtttttttctttttatatagatATTTACTTTGTGTGAGAACTGCCTTAAAAGTATCCATTTACCATTCAACAAAAATCACAGTTGAAAATGGATAAAAACCTTAGGTCCTAGCTTAAGTAACTAGTTCCTCAACCTTGCTTTGAAATTTATCAACAAAACCATTAACTTTGCAGATGTAGTCATCAGTTAGAGGAGATAAATGGGCGTTTTGTGttgaatttgaacaaattaCAATGGGTTGAACTAATTATAAATCAGCAGATTATTGACCCATCCAGACTTTACTTTGGTCATAACCCAACTTGACTCTACATTTATTTTCTCACTGCCATCCTTTGCTGATCCTACAGTTAATGTTTGTGTGTGTATCATGAATTGGTATTACAGTACTTCAGTAAGCAAAAGGACTATAGCACACATTTGTGTTGATAAGTTGGGACTACAACCTTGTCATTTTCTGGAAATCCATCATGGCTGAGTTCACCAAAGCTCAGCATTTCATTACAGCATGTCACGCTTGTTTAGTTTGCCCACAACCAATCGAACTTCATCAGCATCCACATCTCCACCCACAGTAAGTTTCCTTTCTGTCCTATTAATTGAAATTGATTTTATccctttcatatcaaaatgacaaaaaagaTGAATCAATTTTATGATGtactaaaaaaaaggaaagaaagaaaatataatctgTACCTGGAAGAGAGGATAATCTTTCACGTATCTCTTCATCACCAAGAAATCTATCGAATTTCAACACCATTTTCTGCAAGAAAACCCAAATGATGCCACGAGGGTTAAAGATAACAGTGAAAACAGTTCATAAAGTTTAAAGCCGTTATTTCTGATTCATCAAAATCATGCAGAATAAAGCTTTTCTCAGTTGTGTACCTTGATGATGACGAGCTTGaaattagtattttgattaTATTCGACTTGTGTTTCTTGTATATCCTTGGCTGACTTAACAACAGACTTGTTGCAGATGTCTACCTCAATACACTTGAGAGAAAGGATGTCCATGAAACAAGACGGGATCTCCATAAGATCTTGACATCCAAGCAAAACCAattgttcaaggttaggaaAGGCATCATCAGCTACAATCCATTTCATCATGGACACATATTCTAGTTTCaagattttgagtttagggAACTTGCCACTGCTCACTTTCCATTCCCCATGATCACCAAATTCAACGCGGTACAGTTCGAGTACCTCAAGGTGCTTGAGATGATCAACAGTTTCTGATAAGTACTGAGAATCCAGGTAAAAGCCACAGAGTATCAGGTATTTGAGATTTGGTGCAGAGATGTAAAAGGGGATGGTTTTGAAGGCTTTTGATCCATAAAGCTCTAGTATTTCAAGCCGTATTGGAAAATTCAACGCATGGTACTGATGGGGGTATTCTAAGCACTCAACTTTACATGTCAGTTTTCGAAGATTAGGTGTTTTTCTCAGCATCAATTCTGCATCCTCAACACGAGCGAAATATGAATTGGAAAGGGTTTCCAAATCATCAAGTTTTGGAGAGTTCTTGAGTAatgcttttttattttcagGGCTGAAGTTAGGAATATACAGATATCTCAATTTAACCATATCCCAAACTGTACTAGGTAGTAATAGCGTCGTACGTGTCGCAGCTGATCTACGCTTTAATATAAGAGTTTCAAGGTTCCAAAGATTGGATATGCTTGAAGGAATTGAATTCTGATCAATGAGCGCAGAGAAATACCTCAAGTAAGGGAGCTCAGTCGgaataaaatcaataacaaCCTGGTGTTCCAAATCCAATACTTTtagaaacttgaaatttaataaaatgtgtGAAACTGCAAAAGCGTGAGAGGATAAGGGACGACGGGCAAAGTATGGGTCAGAACTCTTAAAAAGTACAGAGCCAACAAGTGAGCAAGATGCACTCCATTCTACAAGATTATCCATTTCAGTGAAGGTTAAGTGAGCATGCTGCTTGTGAGAGTAAACAGCTTTGGTACTCTGATCCCTGTGAATATATCAATTAGCAAAATCATatcattaattttcaaatataacttCAAATACTTGATTGATTGAAATTACCATTACTTATCATAATACCTATTTATCCATAGTAGAAAATTCTCCTCAGCTGCTCTTTTCTTGCAGAAATCAAGTAATACATCATGAAGGCGACATGCTTTGACCTTACCATCTGAATAGGCCCTCTGAGTAACCATTACTAGATTTCTTCCAATAAGATTCTCCAAGTAACCTTCTGCTATATCCTCCAACCTCCTGCCttcacaactttttataaatgattCTGATATCCATAACCTTATTAACCTTGAAATACCAATCACTCTATCCTCTAAAAATGCTCCAAAATAAAGGAAGCAAGACTTAAGATGACAGGGTAAAACATGATAACTTTGGTCTACAATGGCTCTTGAGTTATTGTGAATGCGGGTGCCCAAATTGTTGGCCACTTGTTCCCAACATTCGACTTCCTTTTCCATCTCTGACAGAATACCAGCCACCAAAACAATTGAAAGAGGGAGTTGTCCACACATTTTTGCTATTCTCTGCCCAACATCTCTTAGGAGAGGGGAGCAGCTTTCTTCACCAAACACTTTCTTTTCAAGCAACTTCCAACTTTCATCTTCGTCAAACATACGAAGATGAAGGGGATCACTATGAACACTAGCATATTTGGCAACTTCATGATGTCTTGTTGTTAGAATGATTCTGCTTCTGTTATTGGCATCTGGAAAACAACCTCTTAAATCATCCCAAACACTATTTTCCCACACGTCATCAACAAGGATAAGGTACCTTCGGGGCAATAAAGTTTTGCGAAGCATATCAGCTAATTCATTGGCACAAAGTTCTGTACGCGCAGAATCCTCACCGACAGCATCACATAGCAAGGCCAATAACAAATCCTTATATGAATATACTTGAGACACACAACATTGTGCACAAATATCAAAGTGAGAGACAACTGACCTGTCAGAATAGAGTCTGTTGGCCAAAGTCGTCTTACCTAGACCTGGCATGCCGTGAATTGAAATGACATCTTGCCCTTTGGTTCCATTCAGTAGTCGATTTCTTAAATTTTCTGTGACATCCTTAAACCCCACAATTTCTTCATTCATCTTTGGTGTCCTTGCCAATTGTGATGATGTATGAGTAATGACAGTCTTCATTGTATCCTCAACCGTGTTCTTTTCCTGAATCGTTGTTTTGATACAAGTAACCTCCTCTATGATATCCAGGAGCCAACGCTCTAGGCACCAATGAGGAGCTACTTTGTTAATACAAGCATCAACTACATATTCCACCTCATATGCTTTCCTAATTATCTGTGTAGCACAATCTTCTTTCAGTGTCTTGAGCTTATTTTGTGGCTCTTCTACGACAACCTTCAGGAAAGGTTGCAAGCTCTCAAATTCCGTTTGAATAACTTGGAGTTGATTCTTGAGGAAAGCAAGTGAATCCGAATAACGGCCTTGAATATCCTTCAGGTTTTTCAATAGAAAATCGACATAGCCTAGTCCATGAACCTTTGGCAAGTTACATTGAATTGCCTTTTGCATGATAAGGTAGACCATCACCTTGATAGGCTCAATGTTTCTCGGAAGATCCAAACCAAGTGCTCGGTTCATATCATCCAATACTGTGTCTTCCTTCTCCCTCTTGATGTCATATAACGAGTAAATAAGAAGTCCAGCATCAATAATAACAGAATCCATAGCTTGAAGATGAAATTCCAGATCTAGTATTGGCAGATGAATGAGATTGTCTCTTAGAAGGCAGAGCATCTCCTGAAGGTTAGCCATTTGATCACCCAAACCAACCGTCAGACTGTGTGTTGGAATCTCCACAGTGCTACTCTCAGCGGCATGCTTCTTTTGAGATTGTGGTATGGTTGACTTCAAAGCTTGCAGgacatcaatataaatattgttgCGGCTGATGACTGGCTGAATGGACTTAATCTTCATTTCCATGAAATCAGAGAGCAAACGACTGACTTCACTTGGAGCCAAGTCTTGATTTCCGTTGCCATAGATTGGCAAATGCAACCACACAACCATTGCGATGTGGCTAGCCTCAATTAAAGCATGAGTATAAAAAGTAGTACATCGGTATTGAGGCTGTATACTACATTTGTTTGAAACAAAGCAGACAAAAAATCTCAATAACTTCAAATCCTTTAGCACTTGTTCTATTTGTTCCTTCATGTGTCCTGGAACAAAAAGCCACGAACATGGATCATTGATCTTCACTAGAACATTAATGTTCCCCACATAAACATCAATGATTTCCATCACAAATTCGGGGCTATGAGTATTATAATCATCATCAATCACCTTGTTGGCTGCAAGTGGTGTTTTCGGAAAGGAGTATTGGGCTCTGAATTCTTGCTTAGTTTTCCAAATTACCTCCTTCCAGACAAATAAATTCGAAGTAACCCCAACTTTACGAAAAAACTGAAAATGCATTTTTACGGTTTCAGTACAATGACTTTTCCAAATATCTAACATTTTCTGTGAGACATGTAGCATACCGCATTCACTTGCAAAAGGGAAGCTTTTCAAATGGAGAAAACAATCAAGGAATTTTAACTCCCACAGAAAGAAATTTATCCGATCCCTTTCAACATccaagtattttgaatttcgcAGCGTGCTAAGGAGACCATCTTTTAGATCAGACAATTCATTGTTGAAATACATCCTTGTGACAAAAGAATTACAACTGTTGTGGACTGGGAATGAAGAACAATTGAGTATACAATACAGAGTATTATAGTTTCTTTCTTCACTTCCTCATCTCACAGTTAACTTACAAGTATTAAActagtataaaattaaattagtagaTTCACTTGAGATACGCTGATTTAAGTTATGCCACATTAAAAAGAACATTTATGTATTATCTCATTATTTTACAACCAACAattagataaaaagaaaaaaaattcataaggAGGGAGTAGAAGATAAGAAATAGGTCTCTCCAGATATTTTGAAGGAGTTGGGCCATACAAACAAAAAAGCCAAAATCATCGCTGGCGCACTAAGATAAAGTGCCAAAGAATTATTCGAAAGacattatacataaatataccatttaatttgatatcGGTTCTTTTTCATGTCCTTCAATTTTGGATGCACATAAATAGATCTGTCTCCTATGTAGTGTCctatatgtattatgtcacatagaactcatgtgtctatttgttcaatatTATACAAGTTTACgtatctacttgtgcacacaCAAAATTGGAGGGcgtaaatataaaataagaacaaattcAGGGAAGGCAGAGGGATAAAGAGCAGATCGagataactttaaaatttatgaattttaaaaaaataataatttagtttgtagaattttgaatacattatttatacaaactaaataattttttaatatatacacataatcataattaaaattaaaattattaaaatacatTGAATTCGATAGCTCAGCCCTACCGATGATATGACCATGGACATTGAAATAATTGTAACAGCTGGCAATAATTGTTTAAATAGTTCAATTGTGACATGTGGtgctccaaaaaataaaatccacgAACAATTATGAAAGGATAAGTATAAAATAAGATAAGAACAATAACTAATGATATAACCCTGAAAAAATTGGGTCAAAATCGATGGATATAATCGCTCTTATAAATTGAGGAGGCCACACTTAACGTGTCCATCCATTTATTCCTTTTNNNNNNNNNNNNNNNNNNNNNNNNgtaaagggttaattgtgtgacatatggttgtctaggtatacaccaaagcttgacggttcaaagatatcgcatctaccgattgactgagtatatccgacatatgttactacggaaagtccaaggggaaacctacttatccagatacaattgattcttgcttgtaaagtacacactcgTCCGTGCATTCCTTATGTTATAACCATTCCCCAttaatgtgggggattgttgggtatgtagcaagagttaatgggaaattgagggaagatgaaagaggaacttagaaaaagttgggaacttaaaaagttgagaacttgaaaagtcctcttatgctttattgaaaagacattgaaaagacatttgtccctcatcggtggtggaaagaaaaataggagagtttaaatatagaaacactcctattaattgttaaaagggttggaaagagggacccccgtcgtcgtcgtcgctcgctcggatTCGGCTTCGGTttcggatttggatttggaaaaattatcgatcgagagattattttttggacaaatcCACGTGCGAcccgttttatttaaatctttcccgttttatttaaatttcccgcagtgactgttctgaaaggttgcaactttcagaaacagccatgacagtttgaaaggttgcaaactttcatgaatggtcgtgtggattttgaaaggattgcaacctttcggaaccagttcctcttgcctataaatacattgattcttcatatttattccttatgaatttttctgatttcttcttcttcttctgcacaaaattttttcgtgtactttactgctgttgagtggttcgctgacaccagcgttttgggtatcaatacactggtgattgagatcattctatcctgggaggacatattccaaatcaaacctcggatactagaggggaataatttccttaaggggacactgtgcatttagtgggcttgatctttttctaattctgttttttccagattgtggtacgtttattacaaattttagttttgtcaattaatttctgttcatctattcttactggtttattaaactttgattacttcgtgtttctgcaaagtttattgaaatcagtAATTCTGATTTTTTATACACAGATTAATAACAGGTTCATATCATCCAATACTGTGTCTTCCTTCTCTCTCTTGATATCATATGATGAGTAACTAAGAAGTCCAGCATCAATAATAACAGAATCCAtatcttgaagatgaaattcCAGATCTAGTATTGGCAGATGAATGAGATTGTCTCTTAGAAGGCAGAGCATCTCCTGAAGGTTAGCCATTTGATCACTCAAATCAACCGTCAGACTGTGTGTTGGAATCTCCACAGTGCTACTCTCAGCTGCATGCTTCTTTTGTGCTTGTGGTATGGTTGACTTCAAAGCTTGCAGGatatcaatataaatattgttgCGGCTGATGACTGGCTGAATGGACTTAATCTTCATTTCCATGAAATCAGAGAGCAAACGACTGACTTCACTTGGAGCCAAGTCTTGATTTACGTTGCCATAGATTGGCAAATGCAACCACACAACCATTGCGATGTGGCTAGCCTCAATTAAAGCATGAGTATAAAAAGTAGTACATCGGTATTGAGGCTGTATGCTACATTTGTTTGAAACAAAGCAGACAAAAAATCTCAATAACCTCAACTCCTTTAACACTTGTTCTATTTGTTCCTTCATGTGTCCTGGAACAAAAAACCACGAACAGGGATCATTGATCTTCACTAGAACATTGAGGTTCTCCACAAAAACATCCATGATTTCCATAACAAATTTGGGGCTATGagtattatcatcatcatcaatcacCTTGTTGGCTGCAAATGGTGTTTCCGGAAAGGAGTATTGGGCTCTGAATTCTTGCTTAGTCTTCCAAATTACCTTCTTCCAGTCGACAAATAAATTCAAAGGAACTTTACCAAAATACAGAATCGTAACATTCATGGTTTTAGAACAATGACTTTTCCAAATATCTATCATTTTCTGTGAGACATGTAGCATACCGCATTCACTTGCAAAAGGGAAGCTTTTCAAATGGAGAAAACAATCAAGCAATTTTAACTCCCATAGAAAGAAATTTATCCGATCCCTTGCAACATCCGAGTACTTTAAATCTTGCAGCTCGCTAAGGAGATAAAATTTTAGATCAGACCATTCATTGTTGAAATACATCCTTGTGACACAAGAATTAGAACTGTTGTGGACTGGGAATGAAGAGTATTATAGTTTCTTTCTTCACTTCCTCATCTCACAGTTAACTTACAAGTATTAAACTAGTATAATTCAAATTAGTAGATTCACTTGAGATACACTAATTTATATTATGCCATATTAAAaagtacatttatatattatctcATTATTTTACAACCAACAattagataaaaagaaaaaaaattcataaggAGGGAGTAGAAGATAAGAAATAGGTCTCTCCACTACGCGTAAGATATTTTGAAGGAGTTGGGCCATACAAACAAAAAAGCCAAAATCATTGCTGGTGCACTAAGATAAAGTGCCAAAGAATTATTTGAAAGacattatacataaatataccatttaatttgatCTCGATTCTTTTCCATGTTCTTCAATTTTAGATGCACATAAATAGATGTGTCTCCTATGTAgtgtcctatgtgtattatgtcacatagaactcatgtgtctatttgttcatcATTATACAAGTTTACgtatctacttgtgcacacaCAAAATTGGAGGGcgtaaatataaaataagaacaaattcAGGGAAGGCAGAGGGATAAAGAGCAGATCGagataactttaaaatatatgattttaaaaaaaataataatttagtttgtagaattttgaatacattatttatacaaactaaataattttttaatatatacacataatcataattaaaaattaaaattattaaaatacatTGAATTCGATAGCTCAGCC
The DNA window shown above is from Solanum stenotomum isolate F172 chromosome 6, ASM1918654v1, whole genome shotgun sequence and carries:
- the LOC125868261 gene encoding putative late blight resistance protein homolog R1A-4, translating into MYFNNEWSDLKFYLLSELQDLKYSDVARDRINFFLWELKLLDCFLHLKSFPFASECGMLHVSQKMIDIWKSHCSKTMNVTILYFGKVPLNLFVDWKKVIWKTKQEFRAQYSFPETPFAANKVIDDDDNTHSPKFVMEIMDVFVENLNVLVKINDPCSWFFVPGHMKEQIEQVLKELRLLRFFVCFVSNKCSIQPQYRCTTFYTHALIEASHIAMVVWLHLPIYGNVNQDLAPSEVSRLLSDFMEMKIKSIQPVISRNNIYIDILQALKSTIPQAQKKHAAESSTSSTVEIPTHSLTVGLGDQMANLQEMLCLLRDNLIHLPILDLEFHLQAMDSVIIDAGLLIYSLYDIKREKEDTVLDDMNRALGLDLPRNIEPIKVMVYLIMQKAIQCNLPKVHGLGYVDFLLKNLKDIQGRYSDSLAFLKNQLQVIQTEFESLQPFLKVVVEEPQNKLKTLKEDCATQIIRKAYEVEYVVDACINKVAPHWCLERWLLDIIEEVTCIKTTIQEKNTVEDTMKTVITHTSSQLARTPKMNEEIVGFKDVTENLRNRLLNGTKGQDVISIHGMPGLGKTTLANRLYSDRSVVSHFDICAQCCVSQVYSYKDLLLALLCDAVGEDSARTELCANELADMLRKTLLPRRYLILVDDVWENSVWDDLRGCFPDANNRSRIILTTRHHEVAKYASVHSDPLHLRMFDEDESWKLLEKKVFGEESCSPLLRDVGQRIAKMCGQLPLSIVLVAGILSEMEKEVECWEQVANNLGTRIHNNSRAIVDQSYHVLPCHLKSCFLYFGAFLEDRVIGISRLIRLWISESFIKSCEGRRLEDIAEGYLENLIGRNLVMVTQRAYSDGKVKACRLHDVLLDFCKKRAAEENFLLWINRDQSTKAVYSHKQHAHLTFTEMDNLVEWSASCSLVGSVLFKSSDPYFARRPLSSHAFAVSHILLNFKFLKVLDLEHQVVIDFIPTELPYLRYFSALIDQNSIPSSISNLWNLETLILKRRSAATRTTLLLPSTVWDMVKLRYLYIPNFSPENKKALLKNSPKLDDLETLSNSYFARVEDAELMLRKTPNLRKLTCKVECLEYPHQYHALNFPIRLEILELYGSKAFKTIPFYISAPNLKYLILCGFYLDSQYLSETVDHLKHLEVLELYRVEFGDHGEWKVSSGKFPKLKILKLEYVSMMKWIVADDAFPNLEQLVLLGCQDLMEIPSCFMDILSLKCIEVDICNKSVVKSAKDIQETQVEYNQNTNFKLVIIKKMVLKFDRFLGDEEIRERLSSLPGIKSISINRTERKLTVGGDVDADEVRLVVGKLNKRDML